A window of Lentibacillus sp. Marseille-P4043 contains these coding sequences:
- a CDS encoding methionine biosynthesis PLP-dependent protein, producing the protein MTGRSLDTQLVQLGNNSDQATGAVNPPIYLSTAYQHQGLGRSTGYDYTRTKNPTRTILEEGIANLEAGSRGYACSSGMAAIQLVLSLFQTGDELIVTEDIYGGTYRLLAHYSDVYDIQTIYSEFKDVNETKKLITNKTKALFIETPTNPLMQEIDIKQYATLAHTYNLILIVDNTFLTPYRQRPLELGADIVIHSATKYIGGHNDVLAGLVVAEDDDMICDKLSNYHNSSGAVLSPFDSWLLIRGLKTLALRMDRHEENAKRIANHLSTEPTVTDVLYPGQGGMLSFRLKESNWIDPFLKSLQLITFAESLGGVESFITYPATQTHADIPVEERTRRGICDRLLRFSVGVEQVDDLIKDLDQALQTAVR; encoded by the coding sequence GCGGTAAATCCACCAATCTATTTATCAACGGCATACCAACATCAAGGACTTGGCAGGTCTACTGGTTATGATTACACACGTACAAAAAATCCAACTAGAACTATTTTAGAAGAAGGGATTGCAAACTTGGAGGCGGGCAGCCGTGGATATGCCTGTAGTTCGGGAATGGCTGCCATTCAATTAGTCCTTTCCCTGTTTCAAACAGGTGATGAATTAATCGTTACAGAGGATATATACGGTGGGACATACCGCTTACTTGCACATTATTCGGATGTTTATGATATACAAACAATTTATTCGGAGTTTAAAGATGTCAATGAAACAAAGAAATTGATTACAAATAAAACGAAAGCATTATTCATTGAAACACCAACAAATCCATTGATGCAGGAGATCGATATCAAACAATACGCGACACTTGCTCATACATATAACTTAATACTTATTGTGGACAATACCTTTTTAACTCCTTATCGTCAGCGCCCCCTGGAGCTCGGGGCAGATATCGTTATTCATAGCGCTACAAAATACATTGGCGGACACAATGATGTGCTAGCAGGATTGGTTGTTGCAGAAGACGACGATATGATCTGTGACAAACTATCCAACTATCATAACAGTTCCGGTGCCGTTCTTTCCCCTTTTGATTCATGGTTATTGATTAGGGGATTGAAAACACTTGCTTTACGAATGGATAGACATGAAGAAAACGCAAAACGAATAGCGAACCATTTATCAACTGAACCAACTGTTACGGATGTATTATACCCTGGACAAGGTGGCATGCTTTCTTTTCGCCTAAAAGAAAGTAACTGGATCGACCCATTCTTGAAAAGCCTTCAGTTGATTACGTTTGCGGAAAGTCTTGGCGGAGTAGAGAGCTTTATTACCTACCCTGCCACCCAAACTCACGCAGACATTCCAGTCGAAGAACGCACCCGTCGTGGAATCTGTGATCGATTATTGCGATTCTCCGTTGGGGTTGAACAGGTAGATGATTTAATCAAAGATCTAGACCAAGCATTACAAACAGCAGTCCGTTAA
- a CDS encoding calcium-binding protein, translated as MSDWKIQVARILGEPTTTILKNYYGQSNSLEVNEERLLTFYDYLRDELTFPFTAFHGKAEVTCMGLDQEMNVDEIDGIKLVCKRVDEEVTIPLTKLIVEDTNANLSAIELYQKWVREC; from the coding sequence ATGAGCGATTGGAAAATACAGGTGGCCCGAATATTAGGGGAACCTACTACAACGATTTTGAAAAATTATTATGGACAATCTAACTCCCTTGAGGTAAATGAAGAACGGTTATTAACATTTTATGATTATTTACGTGATGAATTAACGTTCCCATTTACAGCATTTCACGGAAAAGCTGAGGTTACATGCATGGGATTAGATCAGGAAATGAATGTGGATGAAATAGATGGAATTAAGCTGGTTTGTAAACGAGTCGATGAAGAAGTGACGATTCCGCTTACTAAGTTAATTGTGGAAGATACGAATGCGAACCTTTCTGCAATTGAGCTTTATCAGAAATGGGTTAGGGAATGCTGA
- a CDS encoding fumarylacetoacetate hydrolase family protein gives MKLVSYKFKNQPGTYRIGCVIDGKVADLQEGFRALLASKQDKDSIHSIEHLLPADPGVFFSMGERAIEWAKEAYDYIVYHTNETFMFEMAEVSLRTPMSTPSKIICVGKNYAEHAAEMKSDIPDYPVLFAKFSNALIGPEDNIEKSPSTNKLDYEVELAVIIGKEASHVNKANALNYIAGYSIGNDISARDLQKRTPQWLQGKTLDRSTPVGPWVVTKDEIGDPNNLSICSYVNGEKRQDSNTSHFIFDVPYLIEFISGLITLKPGDIILTGTPNGVGFAMDPPQFLRDGDRVKLEIEEIGELENKVVEPPLGSDF, from the coding sequence ATGAAACTAGTAAGCTATAAATTTAAAAATCAACCTGGTACATATCGAATTGGATGTGTAATTGACGGGAAAGTAGCTGATTTGCAGGAAGGTTTTCGTGCTTTGTTGGCTTCCAAGCAAGATAAGGATTCCATTCACTCAATTGAGCATCTTCTTCCTGCCGATCCAGGCGTATTTTTCTCGATGGGGGAACGTGCAATAGAATGGGCAAAGGAAGCCTACGATTATATTGTTTATCATACCAATGAGACCTTTATGTTTGAAATGGCGGAAGTAAGTTTACGTACACCAATGTCAACACCTTCCAAGATAATTTGCGTTGGCAAAAACTATGCAGAGCATGCTGCGGAGATGAAAAGTGATATCCCTGATTATCCTGTGCTATTTGCCAAGTTCAGTAATGCCTTAATTGGGCCAGAAGATAATATTGAAAAATCGCCATCTACCAATAAGTTGGATTATGAAGTAGAATTAGCGGTGATTATCGGAAAAGAAGCATCACACGTGAATAAAGCGAACGCACTTAACTATATTGCTGGATATTCAATTGGCAATGATATTTCCGCTCGTGATTTGCAGAAAAGAACACCTCAATGGCTTCAGGGAAAAACATTGGATCGCAGTACACCTGTTGGACCGTGGGTAGTTACAAAAGATGAAATTGGAGATCCGAACAATTTATCTATTTGTTCTTATGTGAATGGGGAAAAACGCCAAGATTCAAATACGAGTCATTTTATTTTTGATGTCCCTTACTTGATCGAATTTATTTCCGGTTTAATTACCTTAAAACCAGGGGATATTATCTTAACTGGTACCCCGAATGGAGTAGGCTTTGCGATGGATCCACCACAATTTTTACGTGACGGAGATAGGGTTAAGCTGGAAATAGAGGAAATCGGGGAACTTGAAAATAAGGTAGTTGAACCCCCGCTAGGCAGTGATTTTTAA
- a CDS encoding DUF4030 domain-containing protein yields MDEKFKKMKDYYNNNYFKQETAERIKKGVFNEIRNKKANSPVGKKLMYFSSAIVLLFGVLIGAAFVSPSVAKVLAQIPVLNSLFEKDSSSSLGSSIIDTLEELDYNIGGSFLDVREKTIGVSIKGSESYFNEVKGDVEQEIEGILHEKGLDAYHVEVGREKENVSVENEISDEQRKKIEGYMKKSKNLENAILNELDKQNYDIISAHVRINKIEKFIPLEIPVSETRVEEIKQIVNNIVEKKNLGDFKIKIYKIDPEKEEADRRWTPVITTITEGLIGMEGLKVEGVGYSFYPSPLTLSIRTSIDSSDSNAKELGNEIERTVRQFIESNEVAEIVKDDPYKINVYNKDKEKIN; encoded by the coding sequence ATGGATGAAAAATTTAAGAAAATGAAGGATTATTATAACAATAACTATTTTAAACAGGAAACTGCTGAACGAATAAAAAAGGGTGTTTTTAACGAAATACGAAATAAAAAAGCAAATTCCCCTGTTGGTAAAAAGTTGATGTACTTCAGTTCAGCTATTGTACTGCTATTTGGAGTATTAATTGGCGCAGCATTTGTTTCGCCTTCTGTTGCCAAAGTCTTAGCACAAATTCCGGTTTTAAACAGTCTTTTTGAGAAAGATTCTTCATCTTCTTTGGGCAGTTCCATAATAGATACACTAGAAGAATTGGATTATAATATTGGCGGTTCATTTCTAGATGTTCGGGAAAAAACAATTGGCGTAAGTATAAAAGGCTCTGAAAGTTATTTTAATGAAGTGAAAGGAGATGTCGAGCAAGAAATAGAAGGCATATTACATGAAAAAGGATTGGATGCCTATCATGTAGAAGTAGGGCGTGAAAAAGAAAATGTTTCTGTTGAAAATGAGATTTCCGATGAACAAAGGAAAAAAATTGAAGGGTATATGAAAAAAAGCAAAAATCTCGAAAACGCTATTTTGAATGAATTGGATAAACAAAATTATGATATTATTTCTGCACATGTAAGAATCAATAAGATAGAGAAGTTTATCCCGCTGGAAATCCCAGTATCTGAAACTAGGGTTGAGGAAATCAAACAGATTGTGAACAATATCGTGGAAAAGAAGAATTTAGGCGATTTCAAAATTAAAATATATAAAATTGATCCAGAGAAAGAAGAAGCTGATAGGAGATGGACCCCGGTTATTACTACGATTACGGAGGGGCTAATTGGAATGGAAGGGTTAAAAGTGGAAGGCGTAGGATATTCCTTCTATCCATCTCCGCTAACCCTTTCAATACGGACATCGATTGATTCATCAGATTCAAATGCAAAGGAACTTGGAAATGAAATTGAGCGCACAGTTCGTCAATTTATTGAGTCTAATGAAGTAGCAGAAATCGTGAAAGATGATCCATATAAAATTAACGTTTATAACAAAGATAAAGAAAAAATAAACTAG